One region of Trichoderma breve strain T069 chromosome 7 map unlocalized scaffold00007, whole genome shotgun sequence genomic DNA includes:
- a CDS encoding ZIP zinc transporter domain-containing protein codes for MADSDNACNGDVVDLTNRGLRIGSIFIVMAAATFGAFAPILLARQQKMHVPKFTFFICKYVGTGVIIATAWMHLLDPAVDNLSDPCLEPRLGDYPWALCISLMTVMVMFFVELLAARIGEDEDGHSHSKLQEKDTLAVACPHDLERGVLRGPDPKNIPGLPDDVSYPPGGEDHLAHGHEHDDGDSHGGLAGQLTAIFVLEFGVVFHSVFIGLTLGTTQDLVVLLVVLVFHQMFEGLGLGSRLATAPWPKNKQWMPYLLGFIFAISTPIGTAAGIGARPNNANTQKLVNGIFDSISAGILMYTGLVELLAHEFMFNPHMRKAPLKIQLFAFGCVAVGVAIMSLLAKWA; via the exons ATGGCGGACAGCGACAATGCTTGTAAcggagatgttgttgatctCACCAACCGCGGGCTGCGTATcggctccatcttcatcgttATGGCGGCCGCAACCTTTGGCGCATTTGCACCCATCCTCCTCGCTAGACAACAGAAGATGCATGTGCCCAAATTCACATTCTTTATCTGCAAATACGTCGGTACTGGAGTCATCATTGCTACTGCCTGGATGCACCTGTTAGACCCAGCCGTGGATAATCTATCAGACCCCTGCCTTGAGCCGCGACTGGGCGACTATCCGTGGGCGCTATGCATCAGTTTGATGACGGTCATGGTCATGTTTTtcgttgagcttcttgctgcaAGAATCggggaggatgaagatggacaCAGCCACTCG AAATTACAAGAGAAGGACACACTCGCGGTAGCCTGTCCCCACGACCTCGAGAGGGGTGTCTTGCGGGGGCCGGATCCTAAGAATATTCCTGGCCTTCCCGATGATGTGAGCTATCCACCTGGTGGTGAAGATCACCTCGCACACGGCCACGAgcatgatgacggcgactCTCACGGCGGCCTCGCAGGCCAGCTCACCGCCATCTTTGTCCTCGAGTTTGGTGTTGTCTTTCACAGTGTGTTCATTGGACTCACTCTCGGTACGACGCAGGATCTGGTTGTTCTCCTTGTTGTACTTGTTTTCCATCAGATGTTTGAGGGCCTCGGTTTGGGGTCTCGGCTAGCAACAGCGCCCTGGCCTAAGAATAAGCAGTGGATGCCCTATCtgcttggcttcatctttgccatttcAACTCCAATCGGCACGGCGGCCGGTATAGGGGCAAGACCTAACAACGCCAATACCCAGAAATTGGTGAATGGCATCTTTGACTCTATTAGCGCGGGCATCCTCATGTACACCGGACTGGTTGAGCTCCTCGCACATGAGTTCATGTTCAACCCTCACATGCGCAAAGCACCATTGAAGATTCagctctttgcttttggatGTGTGGCTGTTGGAGTTGCAATCATGTCTTTGTTGGCAAAATGGGCGTAA